From one Trifolium pratense cultivar HEN17-A07 linkage group LG1, ARS_RC_1.1, whole genome shotgun sequence genomic stretch:
- the LOC123884988 gene encoding probable aquaporin NIP7-1 — MRDMYEKQSSSSPEVSNYASSSGLSGDDKEIGYRATTLNHSYLLPNISSLHKLPIKIDLNFARMVMAEVVGTFILMFCVCGIIASSKQTQNSAVGLLEYAATAGLTVVVIIFSIGPISCAHVNPAVTIAFATIGQFPWFKVPIYIIAQTIGSLMATYIGSLIYGIKSDIMMTQPLQGSNSAFWVELIATFIIMFLVTALTSEPQSVGHLSGFVAGIAIGLAVLITGPVSGGSMNPARSLGPAIISWKFKDIWIYILAPSGGAVTGALTFRFLRLQDQHCNSPNMTEVGHPIPYCARRSGNMILLVEKNWSVLCDRIEGFRQRYVLRTRVSDGVYHKLSM, encoded by the exons ATGAGAGACATGTATGAAaaacaatcatcatcatcacctgAAGTTTCAAATTATGCATCAAGTAGTGGCTTATCTGGAGATGATAAAGAGATTGGTTATAGAGCTACAACATTAAATCATTCATATCTTTTGCCCAACATATCTTCCCTTCACAAATTACCTATCAAAATTGACCTCAATTTTGCTCGCATG GTAATGGCAGAGGTGGTGGGAAcgtttattttgatgttttgtgTATGTGGGATCATTGCTAGCAGCAAACAAACTCAAAATAGTGCAGTAGGACTTCTGGAGTATGCAGCTACAGCAGGATTAACAGTGGTTGTAATAATCTTCTCTATCGGCCCAATTTCTTGTGCACATGTTAACCCAGCTGTTACAATAGCCTTTGCAACAATTGGTCAATTTCCATGGTTCAAG GTTCCAATTTACATAATAGCACAAACAATTGGTTCTTTGATGGCAACATATATTGGTAGTCTTATCTATGGCATAAAATCAGATATTATGATGACTCAACCACTCCAAGGTTCCAACTCTGCCTTTTGGGTGGAGCTTATTGCAACATTCATCATCATGTTTTTGGTTACAGCTTTGACATCTGAACCTCAATCA GTGGGTCATTTATCTGGGTTTGTTGCTGGAATTGCAATTGGGCTTGCTGTACTAATCACAGG CCCTGTTTCAGGTGGATCAATGAATCCAGCAAGATCACTAGGTCCAGCAATTATATCATGGAAATTTAAGGACATTTGGATATACATCTTAGCCCCAAGTGGAGGAGCTGTGACAGGAGCTTTAACGTTTCGTTTCCTACGTCTTCAAGACCAACATTGCAATTCCCCAAACATGACTGAAGTTGGTCATCCCATACCCTATTGTGCAA GAAGAAGTGGCAACATGATTTTGCTGGTAGAGAAAAATTGGAGTGTATTATGTGACAGAATAGAAGGGTTTAGACAAAGATATGTCTTAAGAACAAGAGTATCAGATGGTGTTTATCATAAGTTGTCAATGTAA